In one Oryza glaberrima chromosome 2, OglaRS2, whole genome shotgun sequence genomic region, the following are encoded:
- the LOC127761994 gene encoding peroxidase 31-like — translation MRPSFLLLLVVFAGVLAGGARAGPPLAGENLPGQPLPGEKPPGQPLPGQPLPGQSLPGQPLPGQSLPGQPLVGEKPPGQPLVPGQPLPGQPLPGQSLPGQPLPGQSLPGQPLVGEKPPGQPLGGDKLSPDYYAQTCPRAERIVAEVVQSKQMANPTTAAGVLRLFFHDCFVSGCDASVLVAATAFEKSEQSAEINHSLPGDAFDAVVRAKLALELECPEVVSCADILALAARVLITMTGGPRYPISFGRKDSLTSSPTAPDKEMPQSNFTMDQVIKLFQDKGFTVQEMVALSGGHTLGFSHCKEFAQRIYDYQGKPGNVDPTMNPVLSKGLQTACKEYLKDPTIAAFNDVMTPGKFDNMYFVNLERGLGLLATDEEMWSDKRTQPFVKLYASNPTAFFDDFSRAIDKLSLFGVKTGAAGEIRRRCDTYNHGPMPK, via the coding sequence atgcGTCcgtccttcctcctcctcctcgtcgtgttTGCCGGCGTCTTGGCCGGCGGGGCGCGCGCGGGGCCGCCGTTGGCGGGCGAGAATCTGCCGGGGCAGCCGTTGCCGGGCGAGAAGCCGCCGGGGCAGCCGTTGCCGGGGCAACCGTTGCCAGGGCAATCGTTGCCGGGGCAGCCGTTGCCAGGGCAATCGTTGCCGGGGCAGCCTTTGGTGGGCGAGAAGCCGCCGGGGCAGCCATTGGTGCCGGGGCAACCGTTGCCGGGGCAGCCGTTGCCAGGGCAATCGTTGCCGGGGCAGCCGTTGCCGGGGCAATCGTTGCCGGGGCAGCCGTTGGTGGGCGAGAAGCCGCCGGGGCAGCCGTTGGGGGGCGACAAGCTGTCGCCGGATTACTACGCCCAGACGTGCCCGCGCGCGGAGCGGATCGTCGCGGAGGTGGTCCAGTCGAAGCAGATGGCGaacccgacgacggcggccggggtgctccgcctcttcttccacgactgcttcgtcagcGGGTGCGACGCGTCGGTGCTGGTGGCGGCCACGGCGTTCGAGAAGTCGGAGCAGAGCGCGGAGATCAACCACTCGCTCCCGGGCGACGCGTTCGACGCCGTGGTGCGCGCCAAGCTCGCCCTGGAGCTCGAGTGCCCCGAGGTGGTGTCGTGCGCCGACATCCTGGCGCTGGCGGCGCGCGTGCTCATCACCATGACCGGCGGCCCACGCTACCCGATCTCCTTCGGCCGCAAGGACTCGCtgacgtcgtcgccgacggcgcccGACAAGGAGATGCCGCAGTCCAACTTCACCATGGACCAGGTGATCAAGTTGTTCCAGGACAAGGGTTTCACGGTGCAGGAGATGGTGGCGCTGTCCGGCGGCCACACGCTGGGATTCTCGCACTGCAAGGAGTTCGCGCAGAGGATCTACGACTACCAGGGGAAGCCCGGGAACGTGGACCCGACGATGAACCCGGTGCTGAGCAAGGGCTTGCAGACGGCGTGCAAGGAGTACCTCAAGGACCCGACGATCGCGGCGTTCAACGACGTGATGACGCCCGGGAAGTTCGACAACATGTACTTCGTGAACCTGGAGCGAGGGCTCGGCCTCCTCGCCACGGACGAGGAGATGTGGTCGGACAAGCGCACCCAGCCGTTCGTGAAGCTCTACGCGTCCAACCCCACCGCCTTCTTCGACGACTTCTCCCGCGCCATCGACAAGCTCAGCCTCTTCGGCGTCAagaccggcgccgccggcgagatcaGGCGGCGCTGCGACACCTACAACCACGGGCCCATGCCCAAGtga